The Streptomyces sp. DH-12 genome has a window encoding:
- a CDS encoding phage holin family protein, whose protein sequence is MKNFLVKTVANAGALAVAVWLLDKITLTGDDTGKEIGTLLLVALIFGVVNVLVKPVVNLLSLPLLILTLGLFTLVVNALMLLLTSWLAGQLDLSFHVEGFWTAVLGGLIISVVSWALNVVLPDGD, encoded by the coding sequence ATGAAGAATTTCCTAGTCAAGACGGTCGCCAACGCGGGAGCCCTCGCGGTCGCGGTCTGGCTCCTCGACAAGATCACCCTGACCGGGGACGACACCGGCAAGGAGATCGGCACCCTGCTCCTGGTGGCGCTGATCTTCGGCGTGGTGAACGTCCTGGTCAAGCCGGTGGTCAACCTGCTGAGCCTGCCGCTGCTCATCCTGACCCTGGGCCTGTTCACCCTGGTGGTGAACGCCCTGATGCTGCTGCTCACCTCCTGGCTCGCCGGCCAGCTCGACCTGAGCTTCCACGTGGAGGGCTTCTGGACGGCCGTCCTGGGCGGCCTGATCATCTCCGTCGTCTCCTGGGCCCTGAACGTCGTCCTGCCCGACGGGGACTGA
- a CDS encoding cupin domain-containing protein → MKAFRLDELEAERAANDGAYLQFLRERNMSVGLYALDAGAQDPQQPHGQDEVYFVVSGRASITVGTETTEVARGSVVYVPAGVPHKFHHISEDLRVLVVFSPPES, encoded by the coding sequence GTGAAGGCATTCCGGCTGGACGAACTGGAAGCGGAACGCGCCGCGAACGACGGGGCGTACCTGCAGTTCCTGCGGGAACGGAACATGTCGGTCGGCCTCTACGCCCTGGACGCCGGCGCCCAGGACCCGCAGCAGCCGCACGGCCAGGACGAGGTGTACTTCGTGGTCAGCGGCCGCGCCTCGATCACCGTCGGCACGGAGACCACGGAAGTGGCGCGCGGCAGCGTCGTCTACGTACCGGCCGGGGTACCGCACAAGTTCCACCACATCAGCGAGGACCTGCGGGTCCTGGTGGTGTTCTCTCCCCCGGAGAGCTGA
- a CDS encoding DUF5326 family protein yields the protein MREIFTGLPWWVKWIAVPVIALVVFGGLIASVVGFVVGLLFKALVFVALVGGLIYVVRKFTASSSSRDW from the coding sequence ATGCGAGAGATCTTCACGGGACTGCCGTGGTGGGTGAAGTGGATCGCGGTGCCGGTCATCGCCCTGGTGGTGTTCGGCGGTCTGATAGCGAGCGTGGTCGGCTTCGTCGTCGGCCTGCTCTTCAAGGCGCTGGTCTTCGTCGCCCTGGTCGGCGGACTGATCTACGTCGTGCGGAAGTTCACGGCGAGTTCCTCCTCGCGCGACTGGTGA
- a CDS encoding IclR family transcriptional regulator C-terminal domain-containing protein, with translation MGSVQRAMRLLETVAGHEHGAPAKQLARETGLALPTAYHLLRTLVHEGYLRRDRGLFFLGEAVERLSSSGARQKRRSTVTDTLARWRDAVGAPVYYAVYHDGEIGLVGVADTPAAPAVEEWADFRETAHAHALGQCLLAQLDEAARRDHLDRYPVRPVTPYTVRDAHSLLRRLERARDSEMVTERQEYALGTVCAAIPLTVGATAASVAVSLPVHQAERLLPAVQRLQAEMRRLPGSLALSISI, from the coding sequence ATCGGCTCGGTCCAGCGCGCCATGCGCCTGCTGGAGACCGTCGCCGGTCACGAGCACGGTGCCCCGGCCAAACAGCTGGCCCGGGAGACCGGGCTGGCGCTTCCCACGGCCTACCACCTGCTGCGCACCCTGGTGCACGAGGGGTATCTGCGGCGCGACCGCGGACTGTTCTTCCTCGGGGAGGCCGTCGAGCGGCTGAGCAGCAGCGGAGCGCGGCAGAAACGTCGCAGCACGGTGACCGACACCCTCGCCCGCTGGCGGGACGCGGTGGGCGCCCCCGTCTACTACGCGGTGTACCACGACGGCGAGATCGGTCTGGTCGGCGTCGCCGACACCCCGGCCGCCCCGGCTGTCGAGGAGTGGGCCGACTTCCGCGAGACCGCTCACGCCCACGCCCTGGGCCAGTGTCTCCTCGCGCAGCTCGACGAGGCGGCCCGGCGCGACCATCTCGACCGCTATCCGGTGCGGCCGGTCACTCCGTACACGGTGCGCGACGCCCACAGCCTGCTCCGCCGCCTCGAACGCGCCCGGGACAGCGAGATGGTGACCGAACGTCAGGAGTACGCGCTGGGGACGGTGTGCGCCGCGATCCCTCTCACGGTCGGCGCGACAGCGGCGTCCGTGGCGGTCTCGCTGCCCGTGCACCAGGCCGAACGGCTCCTCCCAGCGGTCCAGCGGCTGCAGGCGGAAATGCGCCGTCTGCCGGGGTCGCTCGCACTGTCTATCAGTATCTGA
- a CDS encoding SsgA family sporulation/cell division regulator translates to MRESVQAEVMMSFLVSEELSFRIPVELRYDTCDPYAVRLTFHLPGDAPVTWAFGRELLVDGVGRPCGEGDVRVAPVDPDTLGEVLIRLQVGSDQALFRSSAAPLVAFLDRTDKLVPLGQEGALADFDAHLDDALDRILAEQSAG, encoded by the coding sequence ATGCGCGAATCCGTACAGGCAGAGGTCATGATGAGCTTTCTCGTGTCGGAGGAGCTTTCCTTCCGCATTCCGGTGGAGCTGCGTTATGACACCTGTGATCCCTACGCGGTGCGGCTGACCTTCCATTTGCCCGGAGACGCCCCGGTGACGTGGGCGTTCGGCCGGGAGCTGCTGGTCGACGGCGTGGGCAGGCCCTGCGGCGAGGGCGATGTGCGGGTCGCGCCGGTCGACCCCGACACCCTGGGCGAGGTGCTGATCCGGCTGCAGGTCGGCAGCGACCAGGCGCTGTTCCGCTCGTCGGCCGCCCCGCTCGTGGCCTTCCTCGACCGCACCGACAAGCTGGTGCCGCTGGGGCAGGAAGGGGCGCTCGCCGACTTCGACGCTCATCTCGACGACGCGCTGGACCGCATCCTCGCGGAGCAGAGCGCCGGCTGA